A genomic region of Mitsuaria sp. 7 contains the following coding sequences:
- a CDS encoding AzlC family ABC transporter permease codes for MAEGLSALVRHPEFKRGAKEMLGITLGISAWGLVTGVAMVKSGLGVGLSLLMSLAVFAGSSQLAALPLLASGAPLWVLWATAFCVNLRFVIFSAQWRLYFGPLPRAQRLFIGYFAADLNYVAFLKRFPDLKPDPDNQLPYFWGGVATNWFAWQIPAIAGILLADRIPTNWGLGFAGVLALLGLSYSLLKDRNTWISGVVAGCAAVAAYALPLRLNILVAIAAAVAVGLMMEKWLPPASPTSGPTPGPSGSSSGRSA; via the coding sequence ATGGCGGAAGGACTCTCGGCGCTGGTGCGCCACCCGGAATTCAAGCGTGGCGCGAAGGAGATGCTCGGCATCACGCTGGGCATCTCGGCCTGGGGGCTGGTCACCGGCGTGGCCATGGTCAAGAGCGGCCTGGGCGTCGGCCTGTCGCTGCTGATGAGCCTGGCGGTCTTCGCCGGCAGCTCGCAGCTGGCGGCGCTGCCGCTGCTGGCCAGCGGCGCCCCGCTGTGGGTGCTGTGGGCCACGGCCTTCTGCGTCAACCTGCGCTTCGTGATCTTCAGCGCCCAGTGGCGCCTGTACTTCGGACCGCTGCCGCGCGCGCAGCGGCTGTTCATCGGCTACTTCGCGGCCGACCTCAACTACGTCGCCTTCCTCAAGCGCTTCCCCGACCTGAAGCCGGATCCCGACAACCAGCTCCCCTACTTCTGGGGCGGCGTGGCGACCAACTGGTTCGCGTGGCAGATCCCGGCCATCGCCGGCATCCTGCTCGCCGACCGCATCCCGACGAACTGGGGCCTGGGCTTCGCCGGCGTGCTGGCATTGCTCGGGTTGAGCTACTCGCTGCTGAAGGACCGCAACACCTGGATCTCGGGCGTGGTGGCCGGCTGCGCGGCGGTGGCGGCGTATGCGTTGCCGCTGCGGCTCAACATCCTCGTGGCCATCGCCGCGGCGGTGGCCGTCGGTCTGATGATGGAGAAGTGGCTTCCTCCGGCGTCACCGACGTCCGGGCCGACGCCGGGGCCGTCCGGCTCTTCCTCCGGGAGGTCCGCATGA
- a CDS encoding head GIN domain-containing protein gives MTTTSLRATRRLFAITALSLASVGAVGTAHAWSLSFGSSQRIEGNGEVAAEARDLGAFDAVSLSGDFKVLVRQASADKVEVKTDRNLLSYIETKVVDGSKGRTLEISPKRGFSLNARGTPIVTLDMRQLRGLTISGSGDIRVEAMKTGNLDASIAGSGDLRVQGLDADHVTLRVAGSGDMLFNGKANALSVTVAGSGDVKTRELVVDEAKVSISGSGDVTVAPTRKLDVRIAGSGDVGYVGSPEISMSNAGSGSVRKLK, from the coding sequence ATGACCACCACGTCCTTGCGCGCCACCCGCCGACTGTTCGCCATCACCGCACTGAGCCTGGCGTCCGTGGGCGCCGTCGGCACGGCCCACGCCTGGTCGCTGAGCTTCGGCAGTTCGCAGCGCATCGAGGGCAACGGCGAGGTCGCCGCCGAGGCCCGCGACCTCGGCGCCTTCGACGCGGTCTCGCTGTCGGGCGACTTCAAGGTCCTGGTGCGCCAGGCCTCGGCCGACAAGGTCGAGGTCAAGACCGACCGCAACCTGCTCAGCTACATCGAGACCAAGGTCGTCGACGGCAGCAAGGGCCGCACGCTGGAGATCTCGCCCAAGCGCGGCTTCAGCCTGAACGCCCGGGGCACGCCGATCGTCACCCTGGACATGCGCCAGTTGCGCGGCCTGACGATCTCCGGCTCCGGCGACATCCGCGTCGAGGCGATGAAGACCGGCAACCTGGACGCCAGCATTGCCGGCAGCGGCGACCTGCGCGTGCAGGGCCTGGACGCCGACCACGTGACGCTGCGCGTCGCCGGCAGCGGCGACATGCTGTTCAACGGCAAGGCCAACGCGCTGTCGGTGACCGTGGCCGGCAGCGGCGACGTCAAGACGCGCGAGCTGGTCGTCGACGAGGCCAAGGTCAGCATCTCCGGCAGCGGCGATGTCACCGTGGCGCCCACCCGCAAGCTGGACGTGCGCATCGCCGGTTCGGGCGACGTCGGTTACGTCGGCAGCCCGGAGATCAGCATGTCCAACGCCGGCTCGGGCTCGGTGCGCAAGCTGAAGTGA
- the htpX gene encoding zinc metalloprotease HtpX yields the protein MFNLMKTAILMAAITALFMVIGSLLGGQTGMLIALVVAVGMNFFSYWFSDKLVLKMYNAQEVDERSAPQFYNMVKELAERAQLPMPKVYLIEENAPNAFATGRNPEHAAVAATTGIVRVLSERELRGVMAHELAHVKHRDILISTVSATMAGAISMLANFAMFFSPRDSEGRPANPIVGILVAILAPIAASLIQMAISRAREFEADRGGAEISGDPQALASALDKIHRYAQGIPLETAERHPETAQMMIMNPLSGGGLKGLFSTHPSTEERVERLMAMARR from the coding sequence ATGTTCAACCTGATGAAGACCGCCATCCTGATGGCCGCCATCACCGCGCTGTTCATGGTGATCGGCTCCCTGCTGGGTGGCCAGACGGGCATGCTGATCGCGCTGGTCGTCGCCGTGGGCATGAATTTCTTCAGCTACTGGTTCTCCGACAAGCTGGTGCTGAAGATGTACAACGCCCAGGAGGTCGATGAGCGCAGCGCGCCGCAGTTCTACAACATGGTCAAGGAACTGGCCGAGCGCGCCCAGCTGCCCATGCCCAAGGTCTACCTGATCGAGGAGAACGCGCCGAACGCGTTCGCCACCGGCCGCAATCCGGAGCACGCCGCCGTCGCCGCGACCACCGGCATCGTGCGCGTGCTGTCCGAGCGCGAGCTGCGCGGCGTGATGGCGCACGAACTGGCGCACGTGAAGCACCGCGACATCCTCATCTCGACGGTCAGCGCGACGATGGCCGGTGCGATCTCGATGCTGGCCAACTTCGCCATGTTCTTCAGCCCGCGCGACAGCGAAGGCCGTCCGGCCAACCCGATCGTCGGCATCCTGGTGGCCATCCTGGCGCCGATCGCGGCCTCGCTGATCCAGATGGCGATCAGCCGTGCCCGCGAGTTCGAAGCGGACCGCGGCGGCGCCGAGATCTCCGGCGACCCGCAGGCCTTGGCGAGCGCGCTGGACAAGATCCACCGCTATGCCCAGGGCATCCCGCTGGAGACCGCCGAGCGTCATCCGGAAACGGCGCAGATGATGATCATGAACCCGCTGTCGGGCGGCGGCCTCAAGGGGCTGTTCAGCACCCACCCGTCGACCGAGGAGCGCGTCGAGCGCCTGATGGCGATGGCCCGTCGCTGA
- the fmt gene encoding methionyl-tRNA formyltransferase, producing the protein MRVAFAGTPEFAAVALQALLDAGFDVPLVLSQPDRPAGRGMKLQASPVKQLAVARGIAVAQPRSLRLDGKFPDEAEMGRQALADARPDVLIVAAYGLILPKWVLELPRLGCLNIHGSILPRWRGAAPIHRAIEAGDAETGITIMQMDEGLDTGDMLLLERLPIAAADTTATLHDKLATLGGRLIVEALELAACGGFHPVKQPEAGVTYAHKIEKAESQILWDDNAAQIVRRSRAFDPFPGGVAQLDGEAVKIWRAEVVEAEGSLGEPGQVLSVSPEGPIVACGAGSVRLTELQRAGGKRLPAAAFLQARPLQAGARFA; encoded by the coding sequence CTGCGCGTCGCCTTCGCGGGTACGCCCGAGTTCGCCGCCGTGGCGCTGCAGGCGCTGCTGGACGCCGGGTTCGACGTCCCGCTGGTGCTGAGCCAGCCGGACCGTCCCGCCGGTCGCGGCATGAAGCTGCAGGCCTCGCCGGTGAAGCAGCTGGCGGTGGCGCGCGGCATCGCCGTGGCGCAGCCGCGCAGCCTGCGGCTCGACGGCAAGTTCCCCGACGAAGCCGAGATGGGCCGGCAGGCGCTGGCCGATGCGCGCCCGGACGTGCTCATCGTCGCCGCCTACGGATTGATCCTGCCGAAGTGGGTGCTGGAGCTTCCGCGGCTGGGCTGCCTGAACATCCACGGCTCTATCCTGCCGCGCTGGCGCGGCGCCGCGCCCATCCACCGTGCCATCGAGGCGGGCGACGCAGAGACCGGCATCACCATCATGCAGATGGACGAGGGCCTGGACACCGGCGACATGCTGCTGCTCGAGCGCCTGCCGATCGCCGCGGCGGACACGACCGCGACGCTGCACGACAAGCTGGCGACGCTCGGCGGCCGGTTGATCGTCGAGGCGTTGGAACTCGCCGCCTGCGGCGGCTTCCATCCGGTGAAGCAGCCCGAAGCGGGCGTCACCTACGCCCACAAGATCGAGAAGGCCGAGAGCCAGATCCTGTGGGACGACAACGCCGCGCAGATCGTGCGCCGCTCGCGCGCCTTCGATCCCTTCCCGGGCGGCGTCGCGCAGCTCGACGGCGAGGCGGTGAAGATCTGGCGTGCCGAGGTCGTCGAGGCCGAAGGCTCGCTCGGCGAGCCGGGCCAGGTGCTGTCGGTCTCGCCCGAAGGCCCGATCGTCGCCTGCGGCGCCGGCAGCGTTCGGCTCACGGAGCTCCAGCGCGCCGGCGGCAAGCGCCTGCCCGCGGCGGCCTTCCTGCAGGCCCGGCCGCTCCAGGCCGGTGCCCGCTTCGCTTAA
- the def gene encoding peptide deformylase produces MAKLSILRYPDPRLHTVAKPIAAVDDRLRKLADDMLETMYDADGVGLAATQVDVHERLLVMDVSEERDQPLVLINPELVARSEEMVEGEEGCLSVPTIYDKVMRHKKVTVQALDRDGHTFQFDAEGLLAVCVQHEMDHLTGKVFVEYLSPLKRERIKTKLVKKAREDAKH; encoded by the coding sequence ATGGCGAAACTTTCCATTCTTCGATACCCCGATCCGCGTCTGCACACGGTGGCCAAGCCCATCGCCGCGGTCGACGACCGCCTGCGCAAGCTGGCCGACGACATGCTGGAGACGATGTACGACGCCGACGGCGTCGGCCTGGCCGCCACGCAGGTGGACGTGCACGAGCGCCTGCTGGTGATGGACGTCTCCGAGGAGCGCGACCAGCCGCTGGTGCTGATCAATCCGGAGCTCGTCGCGCGCAGCGAGGAGATGGTGGAAGGCGAGGAGGGCTGCCTCTCCGTGCCGACCATCTACGACAAGGTCATGCGCCACAAGAAGGTGACCGTCCAGGCGCTGGACCGGGACGGCCACACCTTCCAGTTCGACGCCGAAGGCCTGCTGGCCGTCTGCGTGCAGCATGAGATGGACCACCTGACCGGCAAGGTGTTCGTGGAATACCTGAGCCCGCTCAAGCGCGAGCGCATCAAGACCAAGCTGGTGAAGAAGGCCCGCGAGGACGCGAAGCACTGA
- a CDS encoding LysM peptidoglycan-binding domain-containing protein yields the protein MTQRRPLGLTMISAALLAGTFAAAPSFAAGDFPITQGQRQTAQQVAQAGVPLSELAPNAPDSYTVKAGDTLWAISGIFLKSPWRWPELWGMNTEQIRNPHLIYPGQVLMLIKADGRARLQLGRDVGAGGPGGTVKLSPRVRSESLYDGSIAAIPQHLIEPFLNEAVVLNSNDLDAAPRIFSAQENRVWISKGDLAYARGNLPANVENFRVFREPRPLRDPLTKEVLGYEAVYVGTADLTRPGSGSGTKDEVPSTLTMTLNRIEAQPGDRLAPVPERGYTSYVPHAPQGPIDGVIVSMYGDAITAGQNQIVALNKGKRDGLERGHVLALWHKGRVVRDSTTPRREEIKLPDERHGQLFVFQVFDRVSYALILTVQEPVVAGDRFTQP from the coding sequence ATGACGCAAAGGCGGCCGCTGGGCTTGACGATGATTTCTGCAGCCCTGCTGGCGGGCACCTTTGCCGCCGCGCCGTCGTTCGCGGCGGGGGACTTCCCCATCACCCAGGGACAGCGCCAGACGGCGCAGCAAGTGGCCCAGGCCGGTGTGCCGCTGTCGGAGCTGGCGCCCAACGCCCCCGACTCGTACACCGTCAAGGCGGGCGACACGCTGTGGGCCATCTCGGGCATCTTCCTGAAGAGCCCGTGGCGCTGGCCCGAGCTCTGGGGCATGAACACGGAACAGATCCGCAATCCCCACCTGATCTACCCGGGTCAGGTCCTGATGCTGATCAAGGCCGACGGCCGCGCCCGCCTCCAGCTGGGCCGGGACGTTGGCGCCGGCGGGCCTGGCGGCACAGTGAAGCTGTCGCCGCGCGTGCGCTCCGAATCGCTCTATGACGGCTCCATCGCCGCCATCCCGCAGCACCTGATCGAGCCCTTCCTCAACGAGGCGGTGGTCCTCAACAGCAACGACCTGGACGCCGCCCCACGAATCTTCTCGGCGCAGGAGAACCGCGTCTGGATCAGCAAGGGCGATCTGGCTTACGCCCGCGGCAACCTGCCGGCCAACGTCGAGAACTTCCGCGTGTTCCGCGAGCCGCGCCCGCTGCGCGATCCGCTGACCAAGGAAGTGCTGGGTTACGAAGCCGTCTACGTCGGCACCGCCGATCTGACCCGTCCGGGCAGCGGCAGTGGGACGAAGGACGAAGTGCCGTCCACGCTGACGATGACGCTCAACCGCATCGAGGCGCAGCCGGGCGACCGCCTGGCCCCGGTGCCGGAACGCGGCTACACCAGCTACGTGCCGCATGCGCCGCAAGGTCCCATCGACGGCGTCATCGTCTCGATGTACGGCGACGCGATCACCGCCGGCCAGAACCAGATCGTGGCGCTGAACAAGGGCAAGCGCGACGGTCTTGAGCGCGGCCACGTGCTGGCGCTGTGGCACAAGGGTCGGGTCGTGCGCGACTCGACGACGCCTCGCCGCGAAGAGATCAAGCTGCCGGACGAGCGTCACGGCCAGCTGTTCGTCTTCCAGGTCTTCGACCGCGTCTCCTACGCGTTGATCCTGACGGTGCAGGAACCGGTCGTCGCAGGCGACCGCTTCACCCAGCCGTAA
- the dprA gene encoding DNA-processing protein DprA, producing MSPDELRAWLHLLSCVSRGGARRLLARHGSPGAVLMAGRGGWGGVLSPENAALLAKGPDQLDRLVRRTEDWLSSGERRSILLLGAPDYPLPLLHTADPPLMLYLDGRRELLAERCVAVVGSRRPSPQGDENARYFAAGLGEAGFCVVSGLAQGIDGAAHEAALNTRGGTIAVLGTGPDQVYPLDHADLSRHVARHGLLVSEYFVGTPPMAPNFPQRNRIIAGLSEGCLVVEAAMKSGSLITARQASEAGREVFAVPGPIHAPQSKGCHHLLKQGACLVQALDDLLNELPVGGLPRTTPLDLESDHEPDSGPQRGPIPAEADDDHPLLRAIGRDTVSLEQLSQRSGWPQDELNATLLDLELDGRVARLPGALFQRRRTA from the coding sequence ATGAGCCCGGACGAACTCCGCGCCTGGCTGCACCTGCTCTCCTGCGTCTCACGCGGGGGAGCCCGGCGACTGCTCGCGCGACACGGCTCCCCGGGCGCCGTCCTGATGGCCGGTCGCGGCGGTTGGGGCGGTGTGCTCTCTCCCGAAAACGCCGCGCTGCTGGCGAAGGGCCCGGATCAGCTCGACCGGCTGGTCCGCCGGACCGAAGACTGGCTGTCCAGCGGCGAGCGCCGCTCCATCCTGCTGCTCGGCGCCCCCGACTATCCCCTCCCGCTCCTGCACACGGCGGATCCGCCGCTGATGCTCTATCTCGACGGCCGGCGCGAGTTGCTCGCCGAGCGCTGCGTCGCCGTGGTCGGCAGTCGCCGTCCGAGCCCGCAGGGCGACGAGAACGCGCGGTATTTCGCCGCCGGCCTGGGCGAAGCAGGCTTCTGCGTCGTGTCCGGACTGGCGCAGGGCATCGATGGCGCCGCCCATGAGGCCGCGCTGAACACGCGAGGCGGCACGATCGCGGTCCTGGGCACCGGGCCGGACCAGGTGTATCCGCTGGACCATGCGGACCTCTCCCGCCACGTCGCGCGACATGGGCTGCTGGTGAGCGAGTACTTTGTCGGCACGCCCCCGATGGCGCCGAATTTCCCGCAGCGCAACCGCATCATCGCGGGGCTGTCGGAAGGGTGCCTGGTCGTCGAGGCCGCCATGAAGTCCGGATCCCTGATCACAGCCCGGCAAGCCTCCGAGGCAGGTCGCGAGGTTTTCGCCGTCCCGGGCCCCATCCATGCGCCGCAGTCCAAGGGCTGTCATCACCTGCTCAAGCAGGGCGCCTGTCTGGTCCAGGCGCTGGACGACCTGCTCAATGAACTGCCGGTCGGCGGCCTGCCGCGCACGACGCCGCTCGATCTCGAGTCGGATCATGAGCCCGACAGCGGACCGCAGCGCGGGCCCATACCGGCGGAGGCCGACGACGACCACCCGCTCCTGCGTGCGATCGGTCGCGACACGGTCTCGCTCGAACAGCTGTCGCAGCGCAGCGGTTGGCCGCAGGACGAACTCAACGCGACCCTGCTCGATCTGGAATTGGACGGGCGCGTCGCACGACTGCCAGGCGCCCTCTTCCAACGCCGACGCACGGCGTGA
- a CDS encoding DUF494 family protein, producing the protein MFDVLVYLYETYWRPDACPDHAQLTRKLSAVGFEDDEIRDALSWLDGLAGAAESHHGEPGERSMRVYTRDEQEHLGESSMGFISFLASAGVLPTAMREMVIDRAMAIPGGPLDLEDLKIIVLMVFWSLGEEPDALILDELFVAPEERLIH; encoded by the coding sequence ATGTTTGACGTCCTCGTCTACCTGTACGAAACCTATTGGCGGCCCGACGCCTGCCCGGATCACGCACAACTGACCCGGAAACTGTCGGCGGTCGGGTTCGAGGACGACGAGATCCGCGACGCCCTGTCGTGGCTGGACGGTTTGGCCGGTGCGGCCGAGTCCCATCACGGCGAGCCCGGCGAACGCAGCATGCGCGTCTACACGCGCGATGAGCAGGAACATCTGGGCGAAAGCTCGATGGGCTTCATCAGCTTCCTGGCGTCGGCCGGCGTGCTGCCCACCGCCATGCGCGAGATGGTGATCGACCGCGCGATGGCCATCCCCGGCGGACCGCTCGACCTTGAGGACCTGAAGATCATCGTGCTGATGGTGTTCTGGAGCCTGGGCGAGGAACCCGATGCGCTGATCCTCGACGAATTGTTCGTCGCGCCGGAAGAGCGCCTGATCCACTGA
- a CDS encoding DUF1631 family protein, which yields MTAADARSQALASQARRVHTEVLLRGLPAMVAVLTTAVQDQLMQPAEHSLQMARRDAFEAWQRSSTPWHARLGKSLRHAYHHGAGDSRSASLSSRPQNLTLVSDDTIEREIIASRLALAMMDKASWEFSDLRNRMQSLERVEDLPQQDLLRAQVLARLVLDAWFEAGLSSSVWQMLQRWLHHEFSQLLNEAYHEANHWLIQQGVMPEVDLRPFIRRNAPAGGMTQAAPLGPAQGSGHAHGGIAPQAGQVGVQPAGPAGTPASQSAQQVMAQLQRVLARHVPELAQPQPQAPMPTATRSGMPAAGPATRSGLPAAPGGPGTMSGHPNGHAGGPPTRAGSPRLSAAINHAQEAVQRRADKVATIDQQLTAPQALDEIRHRNQALKQVLKNAADTPAERATIELVALLFQAILQEERIPPAIRVWFARLQMPVLRVAVSEPDFFATDDHPARRLIDRMGSCVMGFSTSTAEIGDALEREIKRVVQVVEAYPDTGRRVFQTVLTEFEKFLDHYFEQENEVSKKGVSLAQQVEQRETLAIQYTIELRKMLSEVPVQDGVRDFLFQVWADVLAVTGVRYGPQAEQTKAMKRAAADLIWSASAKVSREDRAEVIRRLPPLLKTLRDGMGHAGLTHERQDEHIRSLNNALAAAFTAKTAAIPRERLDDLMSQLETLEAMLPSPDSGEINETLVRDLSSHECEGLEVVAEGGAAPSTAMLAWARELQVGSWYMLDYRGRVEPVQLVWRGLRHHLILFVSPQGRGVLFQLSRLAAFLQAGLMLPAQDESLTVKATRNALAKLEVDPSRLLA from the coding sequence ATGACCGCCGCCGACGCAAGATCCCAGGCCCTGGCTTCGCAAGCGCGGCGCGTCCACACGGAGGTGCTGCTGCGAGGTCTGCCCGCCATGGTGGCGGTGCTGACCACGGCGGTGCAGGACCAGCTCATGCAACCGGCCGAGCACTCGCTGCAGATGGCCCGGCGCGACGCCTTCGAGGCCTGGCAGCGGTCCTCGACCCCCTGGCATGCGCGGCTGGGCAAGTCGCTGCGGCACGCGTACCACCATGGGGCGGGCGATTCGCGGTCGGCCTCGCTGTCGTCGCGCCCGCAGAACCTGACCCTCGTCAGCGACGACACGATCGAGCGCGAGATCATCGCCTCGCGTCTGGCGCTGGCGATGATGGACAAGGCCAGCTGGGAGTTCAGCGACCTGCGCAACCGGATGCAGTCGTTGGAGCGCGTCGAGGACCTCCCGCAGCAGGACCTGCTGCGCGCGCAGGTGCTGGCGCGGCTGGTGCTCGACGCCTGGTTCGAGGCCGGACTGAGCAGCTCGGTCTGGCAGATGCTGCAGCGCTGGCTGCACCACGAGTTCTCCCAACTGCTGAACGAGGCCTATCACGAGGCCAACCACTGGCTGATCCAGCAGGGCGTGATGCCCGAGGTGGACCTGCGTCCCTTCATCCGCCGCAATGCGCCGGCGGGGGGGATGACGCAGGCCGCGCCGCTGGGTCCCGCCCAGGGGTCAGGTCATGCGCATGGCGGCATCGCGCCGCAGGCTGGGCAGGTGGGCGTCCAGCCGGCCGGTCCGGCGGGGACGCCAGCCAGCCAGTCGGCCCAGCAGGTGATGGCGCAGTTGCAGCGCGTGCTCGCGCGGCATGTGCCGGAACTGGCGCAGCCGCAACCCCAGGCGCCCATGCCGACCGCGACACGTTCCGGCATGCCGGCGGCGGGGCCGGCGACGCGCAGCGGACTGCCCGCGGCGCCAGGCGGTCCGGGGACGATGTCCGGGCATCCGAACGGACATGCGGGCGGTCCTCCGACACGGGCCGGTTCGCCGCGGCTGAGCGCCGCGATCAATCACGCGCAGGAAGCGGTGCAGCGCCGCGCGGACAAGGTCGCGACGATCGATCAGCAACTGACGGCGCCGCAGGCGCTCGACGAGATCCGCCACCGCAACCAGGCGCTGAAGCAGGTCCTGAAGAACGCCGCCGACACGCCGGCCGAGCGCGCCACGATCGAGCTGGTCGCGCTGCTGTTCCAGGCCATCCTGCAGGAAGAACGCATTCCGCCGGCGATCCGGGTCTGGTTCGCGCGGCTGCAGATGCCGGTGCTGCGCGTGGCGGTCAGCGAGCCTGATTTCTTCGCCACCGACGACCACCCCGCACGCCGCCTGATCGACCGGATGGGTTCGTGCGTGATGGGCTTCAGCACCTCGACCGCCGAGATCGGCGACGCGCTCGAGCGCGAGATCAAGCGCGTGGTGCAGGTCGTCGAGGCCTACCCCGACACCGGCAGACGCGTGTTCCAGACGGTGCTGACCGAGTTCGAGAAGTTCCTCGACCACTACTTCGAGCAGGAGAACGAGGTCTCGAAGAAGGGCGTGTCGCTCGCGCAGCAGGTCGAGCAGCGCGAGACGCTGGCGATCCAGTACACGATCGAGCTGCGCAAGATGTTGTCCGAGGTCCCCGTGCAGGACGGCGTACGCGACTTCCTCTTCCAGGTCTGGGCGGACGTGCTGGCGGTGACGGGCGTGCGCTATGGTCCCCAGGCCGAGCAGACCAAGGCGATGAAACGTGCCGCGGCCGACCTGATCTGGTCGGCGAGCGCGAAGGTCTCGCGCGAGGACCGTGCCGAGGTGATCCGTCGCCTGCCGCCCTTGTTGAAGACGCTGCGCGACGGCATGGGCCACGCGGGCCTGACGCATGAGCGCCAGGACGAGCACATCCGGTCGCTGAACAACGCGCTGGCCGCTGCGTTCACGGCCAAGACCGCGGCGATCCCGCGCGAGCGGCTGGACGACCTGATGAGCCAGCTCGAGACGCTGGAAGCGATGCTGCCGTCGCCCGATTCCGGCGAGATCAACGAGACGCTGGTGCGCGACCTGTCCAGCCACGAGTGCGAAGGCCTGGAAGTGGTCGCCGAAGGCGGCGCCGCCCCGTCGACGGCGATGCTGGCGTGGGCGCGCGAGCTGCAGGTCGGCAGCTGGTACATGCTGGACTACCGGGGACGGGTCGAGCCGGTCCAGCTGGTCTGGCGCGGACTGCGGCACCACCTGATCCTGTTCGTCTCGCCGCAAGGGCGGGGCGTGCTGTTCCAGCTGAGCCGTCTGGCCGCGTTCCTGCAGGCGGGGCTGATGCTGCCGGCGCAGGACGAGTCGCTCACCGTGAAGGCGACGCGCAACGCGCTCGCCAAGCTCGAAGTCGATCCCAGTCGCCTGCTTGCCTGA
- the secF gene encoding protein translocase subunit SecF — protein MEFFRIKRDIPFMKHALILNAVSFLTFVAAVFFLLTKGLHFSIEFTGGTVVEVQYAQAADVNKTRHIVEQMGFGEIQVTNFGTSRDVMIRLPVKPDVKQDVLVSRVFTELCKSENGQVVSHQEVTPQGEAVTRQACAVGTAEPLKLTRSEVVGPSVGAELAHDAAYALGFTVIGIMLYLAFRFEWKFAVAGIIANLHDVVIILGFFAYFQWEFSLAVLAAILAVLGYSVNESVVIFDRIREAFRKYRKLNTHEVIDHAITSTISRTIITHGSTQMMVLSMLLFGGPTLHYFAVALTIGILFGIYSSVFVAAAIAMWLGVKREDLVKAGPAKAGDPDDPNAGAVV, from the coding sequence ATGGAATTCTTCCGAATCAAACGGGACATCCCGTTCATGAAGCACGCGTTGATCCTCAACGCCGTGTCCTTCCTCACCTTCGTCGCCGCAGTGTTCTTCCTGCTGACGAAGGGCCTGCACTTCTCGATCGAATTCACCGGCGGCACGGTGGTCGAGGTGCAGTACGCCCAGGCCGCCGACGTCAACAAGACGCGGCATATCGTCGAGCAGATGGGCTTCGGCGAGATCCAGGTGACCAACTTCGGCACCTCGCGCGACGTCATGATCCGGCTGCCGGTCAAGCCCGACGTCAAGCAGGACGTGCTGGTCAGCCGTGTGTTCACCGAGCTGTGCAAGTCCGAGAACGGCCAGGTCGTCTCGCATCAGGAGGTCACGCCGCAGGGTGAGGCCGTGACGCGTCAGGCCTGCGCGGTCGGCACCGCCGAGCCGCTGAAGCTGACCCGCAGCGAGGTGGTCGGTCCGTCGGTCGGCGCCGAGCTGGCGCACGACGCCGCCTACGCGCTGGGCTTCACCGTCATCGGCATCATGCTGTACCTGGCGTTCCGCTTCGAGTGGAAGTTCGCCGTGGCCGGCATCATCGCCAACCTGCACGACGTGGTGATCATCCTGGGCTTCTTCGCCTACTTCCAGTGGGAGTTCTCGCTGGCGGTGCTGGCGGCGATCCTGGCGGTGCTGGGCTACTCCGTGAACGAGTCGGTGGTCATCTTCGACCGGATCCGCGAGGCCTTCCGGAAGTACCGCAAGCTCAACACCCACGAGGTCATCGACCACGCGATCACCTCCACGATCAGCCGCACGATCATCACGCACGGCTCGACGCAGATGATGGTGCTGTCGATGCTGCTGTTCGGCGGCCCGACGCTGCACTACTTCGCGGTGGCGCTGACGATCGGCATCCTGTTCGGCATCTACTCGTCGGTCTTCGTGGCCGCCGCGATCGCGATGTGGCTGGGCGTGAAGCGCGAGGACCTGGTCAAGGCGGGGCCCGCCAAGGCCGGGGACCCGGATGACCCCAACGCAGGCGCGGTGGTGTAG